CTGCTGCAGTCGAAGCTGCTGGAAGTGGAGCAGGAGAAGCAGAGCAGCGCCCAGGCCAGCGCGCGCAAGCTGATGGTGGGTTCCGGGGATCGCTCCGAGCGCATCCGCACCTACAATTTCCCGCAGGGGCGGATCACCGACCACCGCATCAACCTGACCCTCTACAAACTGGAACAGGTGCTGGCGGGCGAGCTGGACCTGCTGATCGAGCCGCTGATCAGCGAATACCAGGCCGATCAGCTCGCCGCGCTGGGCGACTAGTCTCGCCTATTCTTCCACCTGCAACTCGGGTGTCGTCCCCAGGGCGCTGCGCAGCCCCGGATCCTCGCGGCCCTGGCGCATGCATTCGAGCTTGATGGCCAGTCGCACCTCGTTGATCGAGTCGGCATTGTGCAGGGCATCCTCGTAGCTGATTTCCCCATCCATATAGAGCTTCAGCAGGGCCTGGTCGAAGGTCTGCATGCCCATCTCGGTGGATTTGGCCATGACCTCCTTGATCGCGCCCACCTCCCCTTTGTAGATGAGATCGGCCACGGTCGGGGAGTTCAGCAACACCTCGATCGCCGCACTGCGCCCCTTTCCGTCCTTGCGCGGGATCAGCCGCTGCGAGACGACCGCCTTGAGATTCAGCGACAGGTCCATCAGGAGCTGGCTGCGCCGGTCCTCGGGGAAGAAGTTGATGATGCGGTCCAGGGCCTGGTTGGCGTTGTTGGCATGCAGGGTGGACAGGCAGAGATGGCCGGTTTCGGCGAAGGCAACGGCGTGCTCCATGGTCTCGCGCGCGCGGATCTCGCCGATGAGGATCACGTCCGGCGCCTGGCGCAGGGCGTTCTTCAGCGCCTCCTCGTAAGACTCGGTATCGATGCCCACTTCGCGCTGGTTGACGATGGACTTCTCGTGGCGGTGCAGGAACTCGATCGGGTCCTCGATGGTGAGGATGTGACCGCTGTCATGGCGGTTGCGGTAGCCAACCATGGCCGCCAGCGAGGTCGACTTGCCGGAACCGGTGGCGCCGACGAACAGGATCAGGCCGCGCTTGGTCATCGCCAGTTCGCGCAGAATCGGGGGCAATCGCAAACCTTCCAGTTGCGGGATGTCGGTCTTGATCGAACGCAGCACCATCCCGACTTCGTTGCGCTGATAGAAGGCATTGACGCGGAAGCGGCCTACCTGGGGCACGCTCAGGGCCATGTTCAGCTCCTTGTGAGCCTCGAATTCCCCGAGCTGTTCCTCAGTCATCATCTCCCGCGCCAGGGCCACGGTTTCCATGGGCTTGAGCGAGGAGCTGCCGACCGGCACGCTCTTGCCATCGATCTTGAAGGTGGGCGGCGCGCCGACGGTCAGATAGAGATCCGAGGCATTGCGCTGGTTCATCAGCAAAAGTAGATCGCGAAAACTCAAGCTACCCTTCCTTTTTCATAAGGTTTTCATAAGGCGCCAATATTGGCAAAGAGATCCCGGTTCTGGGCCTTGCGCATGGCATCTTCGGCACGCACCCGCCGGGCCTTGACCAGGTCGATGAGGTTCTGATCCAGGGTCTGCATGCCCTCGCGCTGCCCGGTCTGGATGACCGACACCATCTGCGCCACCTTGCCCTCGCGGATGAGGTTGCGGATGGCGGGCGTGCCGATCATGATCTCGTGCGCCGCCACCCGGCTGTTACCGTCGGCGGTCTTGAGGAGGGTCTGGGCGATCACGGCGCGCAGGGACTCGGACAGCATCGCGCGCACCATGTCCTTCTCGGCAGCCGGGAAGACATCGATGATACGATCGATGGTCTTGGGCGCGGAGCTGGTATGCAGGGTACCGAACACCAAGTGGCCGGTTTCGGCGGCGGTCAGGGCCAGACGGATGGTTTCGAGATCGCGCAACTCGCCCACCAGGATGATATCAGGATCCTCGCGCAGGGCCGAGCGCAGGGCGTTGGAGAAAGAATGGGTCTGCGGCCCCACCTCGCGCTGGTTGATCAGGCACTTCTTGGCCTTGTGCACGAACTCGATCGGATCCTCGATGGTGAGGATGTGCTCGTGCTTGTTCTCGTTGATGTGATTGATCATCGCCGCCAGCGTGGTGGACTTGCCCGAGCCGGTGGGGCCAGTCACGAGAATCAGGCCACGCGGCACCTCGATGATGCTCTTGAAGGCCGCGGGCGCATTGATCTGCTCCAGCGACAGCACCTCGGAGGGAATGGTCCGGAAGGCCGCCGCCGGACCGCGATCCTGCTGGAAGGCATTGACACGGAAACGGGCGACGCCGCCGAGATCGACAGAGAAGTCGACTTCCAGGTTTTCCTCGAAGAACTTGCGCTGCTTGTCGTTCATGATGTCATAGATCATGGCATGCACCGCCTTGGCATCGAGCGGTTCGATGTTCAGGCGCTTGACCTCGCCATTGATGCGGATCATGGGCGGTAATCCCGAAGACAGGTGGGTATCCGACGCCTTGTTCTTGACCGCAAAGCTCAACAGTTCCGTGATGTCCATGGCCTTCCTTCCAAATCCTGTGTCTCTCAATATGAGTGCAATGGTGTATATTAGTCGATAAATACAAATTGACTGCCCCGTCCCGGCGTGGGCGAGCAGGAATCACATGTCAGCGGACAATTGCACGGATATCGAAAGCCGCCTCCAGGCAGTGCATCAGAGAATCGCGGCCGCCGCCGGAAAAGCCGGCCGCGACCCGGCGGGCATCCGCCTGCTGGCGGTCTCCAAGGGTGTCGGCGAGGCAGGCATCCGCCAGACCATAGCCACCGGACAGCATCTCTTTGGCGAGAGCTACATCCAGGAGGCCGTGGACAAGCTGGCTGCCCTGGCGGACTGCCCGGACCTGGAATGGCACTTCATCGGTCCCATCCAGCGCAACAAGACGCAGCTCATTGCCAGGCATTTTGATTGGGTACATGGGCTCGACCGCCTGCTGATCGCTGAGCGCCTGAATGCCCAGCGTGATCCCGCCCGCCCGCTGAATGTGCTGATCCAGGTCAATGTCAGCGGTGAAGCGAGCAAGGCAGGCATTGAACCAGCCGAGTTGGATGCGCTGGTCGATGGCGTACTGCGGCTGCCGCATCTGCGCCTGCGTGGCCTGATGGCGCTGCCAAGTCCCGATCTGACTCAGGCCAGCTTGCAGTTCGGGCAGATGGCGGGCTATTTTCAGAGCCTGCGCGCCCGCTGCCCCGACGCAGCAATCGACACGCTGTCCATGGGCATGTCGGATGATCTGGAACTGGCCGTGGTGGCCGGGAGCACCATGCTGCGCATCGGCAGCGCCATCTTCGGACCCCGCGAGTACCGGCGCGCCGCGCCAGACTGACGCAAAAAGAGGAACTCATGTCCAAAGGGACCAGCAAGACGCAGAACAAGAACGGCTCCTCGGTCACGCCGGTGTCCAAGGCGCGCAAGCTGGCCATCATCGGCGGCGGCAACATGGCCCGCAGCCTGATCGGCGGGCTCCTTCACGATGGCTGGAAGCCCCGCCAGTTCCGGGTCGCAGACCCCAACGCCTCGCAACGGGACCTGTTGTCGCAGACCCTGGGCGTCACGGTATTCGAGGACAATCAGGAAGCGGCAGCAGGGGCCGATGGCGTGGTGCTGGCCGTCAAGCCCCAGGCCCTGAGCAAGGTCGCGCGCGAGCTTGCACCCGCGCTGATCCAGACCAAGCCCCTGATCATTTCCGTGGTCGCCGGCATCCGTACCGCCGACATCCAGCGCTGGATCGGGGCGCCGGTGCCCATCGTGCGGGTCATGCCCAATACGCCGGCCCTGGTGGCGGCGGGCGCTTCGGGGCTTTACGCCACGCCCGAGGTCAACAATGTACAGGTCGATTTCGCCGAATCGATGATGCGTGCCGTGGGTCTGGTGGTCTGGATCCAGCAGGAGTATCTGATGGACTCGGTGACCGCCCTGTCCGGTAGTGGGCCGGCCTATCTCTTTCTGGTGCTTGAGGCCATGGAAGATGCGGCCGTCGCGCAGGGCCTGGATCGTCGCACCGCGCGCCTGCTGACCTTGCAGACTGTGTTCGGGGCGGCCAAGATGGCGCTGGAAAGCGAGGACACGCCCGCAACCCTGCGCAGCCACGTGACCAGTCCGGGCGGTACCACGGCGGCCGGGGTGCGGGAACTGGAGCGCGGCATGCGGGACCTATTCTATCAGGCAATTGCCGCCGCGGCCGCGCGCTCGGAGGCCATTGCCAATCATTACGGTGCGGAGGGAGAAGAATGATATCAGGTAGCCTGCTCATCAGCCTGGCCAATATCATCAGTCTGGTGCTGACCCTGTATTTTTACGCCATCCTGATCCGTGCCCTGCTCTCCTGGGTCAATCCCGACCCCTACAATCCGGTGGTGCGATTCATCGTGCGCATCACCGAGCCGGTGCTTGGTCCCTTCCGCCGCCTGATCCCGCCCATCAGCGGCTTTGACATCTCGCCAATCGTCGCCCTGCTGGTGATCGAGTTCGGCAAGAATCTGCTGGTGCGCTGGCTCTACAGCATGGCGGGTCCTGGATTGACGTGAACGCTGAAAATCCTGCCTGGCACTGGCAGGATCGAGATCTGATCCTTGCCATTCATGCCCAGCCTGGCGCCAAACGCACCGAGATTGCCGGGCAGCATGGCAACGCCCTGAAAATCAGGGTACAGGCAAGACCCGTGGATGGTGCGGCCAATGCCGCCCTGATCCGCTTCCTGGCGGAACAGTTCGAGATTCCGCAACGCCGGATCAGCATCCTGCAGGGCGAGACTGGCCGCGAAAAGGTCCTGCGACTGCGGGAACCAGATCATTCTCATGCGCTCTCCCGCCTTCGTGCCTGGAACCTGGCCTGATCCCGCCTTCTCCTCCAAATCCACCTTTTGTCCTACTCCGAATGTTGGAACGCTCTGAAACTCCCCGGAACCCCTGCTCAGGCCGGTGGTCATAATCTGTACATGTTGCGCCGTTGCCACAAGCTGGCATACCGCAAAGACTTGTAGAACCGTGAAACCATCTTGATTGATGTAGCCGGATGTTCGCTATGTCAACCCAACCCAGGCAGGATCGTTGTAAAGACGTAACAATGTAGAATTGTCATGTCATTCACGAATCTGCAACTACGGAGGTCAACATGAACAAGAAGATCCTCGCAGCACTTGCTTCCACCCTGGTCCTTGGGGCGGTTGCCGTACCTGGCGCCATGGCGCAAGGATACATGTCCCAGAGTTCGGGAAACTGGACCGGGCCTTATGTGGGTGGCCGAATCGGTCTGAACAATTCCGATTCCGATATTAGCGCGGATAGCAAAACCGCATTTACCGGTGGCGCCCAACTGGGTTACAACATGAACATGGGTGGCCCGGTGATTGGTGCGGAAGGATTCATTGACTGGAATGCCTCAGCGGACCACGCCACCTACCCCTACGGACCCTTGAGCTATGGCAGCTATGTCTGGGGCGCTGACGCCAAGCTCGGCGTCGATCTGGGTCAGTTCATGCCTTATGGCAAGCTCGGCATAGCCAGCACCAATCTCACGGACGATGCCAGTGGCGATGAGTGGGGCCTGCATGGCGGCCTGGGCATTGAATATATGATCATGCCCAATGTTTCAGCCAAGGGCGAGTGGACCTACAGCCGGGCCAATATTGGTTTCCCCGAAGCTGAATTCACGAACAACAACTTCACCGTGGGCGTGAACTACTATTTCAAGTAAAACGCCCCAGCTTGCTGCGGACCGGCCCTTCGGGGCCGGTTTTTTATGCCTTACGCAAGCGGATCAGCCGAAACCAGCCACCTGCCAGCGCCGGGACGTCCGACACCAACTGCAGGCTGGATACATCACGCAGCACATCTTCAAACACCACATCCGTACGCGTGGCCAGCCTCCCGAGCAGGGGGCTGATCAGGCGCCGCAGCGGTGCCTTTTGCCCCGGCTTCAGGAATTTATCGAAGATCAGGATCTGCCCGCCCGGTTTCAGCACGCGCACGGCTTCAGTCAGCGCGCGCGCCGGCTCGGGTACCACGGCCAGGATCAGATGCATGACGATCCGGTCGAATACCGCACCGGCAAAGGGCAACTGCATCGCGTCTCCCTGTACCAGCCTCACCTGCCTGCCATCCGGGCGATCCATAGCCTTCTTCAGCATGGCCCAGGTCAGGTCCACCCCCACATAATCCGCGCCCACTGGCAGCCAGGGATAATCAAGCCCGGTCCCCACGCCATCGATGAGGATGCGCTGCCCGGCCACCTCACCCAGTCCGGCCAGGCTTTGCTGTCGCGCTCGCGCCGTCGCCCCGGCGATGAGGGCATCGTAACCAGCGGCCCAGAGCGTATAGGTCCGGCGCAGGCTCATCGTTCAGTGCAGCACGGTG
This Thermithiobacillus plumbiphilus DNA region includes the following protein-coding sequences:
- the proC gene encoding pyrroline-5-carboxylate reductase, whose translation is MSKGTSKTQNKNGSSVTPVSKARKLAIIGGGNMARSLIGGLLHDGWKPRQFRVADPNASQRDLLSQTLGVTVFEDNQEAAAGADGVVLAVKPQALSKVARELAPALIQTKPLIISVVAGIRTADIQRWIGAPVPIVRVMPNTPALVAAGASGLYATPEVNNVQVDFAESMMRAVGLVVWIQQEYLMDSVTALSGSGPAYLFLVLEAMEDAAVAQGLDRRTARLLTLQTVFGAAKMALESEDTPATLRSHVTSPGGTTAAGVRELERGMRDLFYQAIAAAAARSEAIANHYGAEGEE
- a CDS encoding type IV pilus twitching motility protein PilT, whose protein sequence is MDITELLSFAVKNKASDTHLSSGLPPMIRINGEVKRLNIEPLDAKAVHAMIYDIMNDKQRKFFEENLEVDFSVDLGGVARFRVNAFQQDRGPAAAFRTIPSEVLSLEQINAPAAFKSIIEVPRGLILVTGPTGSGKSTTLAAMINHINENKHEHILTIEDPIEFVHKAKKCLINQREVGPQTHSFSNALRSALREDPDIILVGELRDLETIRLALTAAETGHLVFGTLHTSSAPKTIDRIIDVFPAAEKDMVRAMLSESLRAVIAQTLLKTADGNSRVAAHEIMIGTPAIRNLIREGKVAQMVSVIQTGQREGMQTLDQNLIDLVKARRVRAEDAMRKAQNRDLFANIGAL
- a CDS encoding YggS family pyridoxal phosphate-dependent enzyme is translated as MSADNCTDIESRLQAVHQRIAAAAGKAGRDPAGIRLLAVSKGVGEAGIRQTIATGQHLFGESYIQEAVDKLAALADCPDLEWHFIGPIQRNKTQLIARHFDWVHGLDRLLIAERLNAQRDPARPLNVLIQVNVSGEASKAGIEPAELDALVDGVLRLPHLRLRGLMALPSPDLTQASLQFGQMAGYFQSLRARCPDAAIDTLSMGMSDDLELAVVAGSTMLRIGSAIFGPREYRRAAPD
- a CDS encoding porin family protein; the protein is MNKKILAALASTLVLGAVAVPGAMAQGYMSQSSGNWTGPYVGGRIGLNNSDSDISADSKTAFTGGAQLGYNMNMGGPVIGAEGFIDWNASADHATYPYGPLSYGSYVWGADAKLGVDLGQFMPYGKLGIASTNLTDDASGDEWGLHGGLGIEYMIMPNVSAKGEWTYSRANIGFPEAEFTNNNFTVGVNYYFK
- a CDS encoding class I SAM-dependent methyltransferase encodes the protein MSLRRTYTLWAAGYDALIAGATARARQQSLAGLGEVAGQRILIDGVGTGLDYPWLPVGADYVGVDLTWAMLKKAMDRPDGRQVRLVQGDAMQLPFAGAVFDRIVMHLILAVVPEPARALTEAVRVLKPGGQILIFDKFLKPGQKAPLRRLISPLLGRLATRTDVVFEDVLRDVSSLQLVSDVPALAGGWFRLIRLRKA
- a CDS encoding PilT/PilU family type 4a pilus ATPase produces the protein MSFRDLLLLMNQRNASDLYLTVGAPPTFKIDGKSVPVGSSSLKPMETVALAREMMTEEQLGEFEAHKELNMALSVPQVGRFRVNAFYQRNEVGMVLRSIKTDIPQLEGLRLPPILRELAMTKRGLILFVGATGSGKSTSLAAMVGYRNRHDSGHILTIEDPIEFLHRHEKSIVNQREVGIDTESYEEALKNALRQAPDVILIGEIRARETMEHAVAFAETGHLCLSTLHANNANQALDRIINFFPEDRRSQLLMDLSLNLKAVVSQRLIPRKDGKGRSAAIEVLLNSPTVADLIYKGEVGAIKEVMAKSTEMGMQTFDQALLKLYMDGEISYEDALHNADSINEVRLAIKLECMRQGREDPGLRSALGTTPELQVEE
- a CDS encoding YggT family protein, producing MISGSLLISLANIISLVLTLYFYAILIRALLSWVNPDPYNPVVRFIVRITEPVLGPFRRLIPPISGFDISPIVALLVIEFGKNLLVRWLYSMAGPGLT
- a CDS encoding DUF167 domain-containing protein, giving the protein MNAENPAWHWQDRDLILAIHAQPGAKRTEIAGQHGNALKIRVQARPVDGAANAALIRFLAEQFEIPQRRISILQGETGREKVLRLREPDHSHALSRLRAWNLA